In Paraburkholderia aromaticivorans, a single window of DNA contains:
- a CDS encoding PIN domain-containing protein, giving the protein MIGLDTNVLVRYFAQDDAAQSKKATTLMESFSAERPGYVSQVALVEVVWVLGRSYGVERGQMKDIIESMLGTKELVIEGADTVRKALRVFAASDKADFADCLIERSGHVAQCAYTATFDVTASKVVGMVLIK; this is encoded by the coding sequence ATGATCGGACTGGATACAAACGTGTTGGTCCGCTACTTCGCGCAGGATGATGCGGCGCAGTCGAAGAAGGCCACAACGCTCATGGAGTCCTTTTCGGCTGAGCGGCCGGGCTACGTTTCGCAGGTCGCGCTAGTCGAGGTCGTGTGGGTGCTTGGGCGCAGTTACGGCGTCGAGCGAGGCCAGATGAAGGACATCATCGAATCCATGCTTGGCACGAAGGAACTGGTTATCGAAGGTGCGGACACGGTGCGAAAGGCACTTCGCGTTTTCGCGGCGTCAGACAAGGCGGATTTCGCGGACTGCCTGATCGAGCGGTCAGGGCACGTCGCGCAGTGCGCGTACACCGCGACCTTCGACGTGACCGCCTCTAAGGTCGTCGGAATGGTGTTGATCAAGTAA
- a CDS encoding AbrB/MazE/SpoVT family DNA-binding domain-containing protein, which translates to MTAATITSKGQVTIPVDVRNQLGLESGDRIEFSFNEETGRYEVYPVTRSLASLKGIVKKPAKPVSIEDMNRAIAEQGASAR; encoded by the coding sequence ATGACAGCAGCAACCATCACATCTAAAGGCCAGGTCACGATCCCGGTGGACGTGCGCAACCAGCTTGGCCTGGAATCCGGCGACCGGATCGAATTCAGTTTCAACGAGGAAACCGGCCGGTACGAAGTCTATCCGGTCACTCGCTCGCTCGCGTCGCTTAAGGGCATCGTGAAGAAGCCTGCCAAACCGGTTTCGATTGAGGACATGAACCGCGCCATCGCCGAACAGGGGGCATCCGCGCGATGA